In a single window of the Salmo trutta chromosome 21, fSalTru1.1, whole genome shotgun sequence genome:
- the LOC115156526 gene encoding zinc finger protein 250 isoform X1, whose product MLFYSLFLLHFVLTIPKVFSLVMANSVAFHTQLASIMEVLANAAVAEICELVDNGYAVLHVEISRGQKENEALRRKLRLMEMKVSSASALREGMGNSILPHSRAHLGMESKRTSNSTLTGEVRCQRAIDSQLVTSMFRHRESSGDTGQTTTQRKPAGLEERNPKSPTIKKEMWEESWENHDQWERLSSGALNHSADGGERQSNVDTEAAQPISKQENASSCLWVSGETDNSLLPGSNNLSVNKRSLNPGLENGDGILNSVGFDCMMFEPHRQLGTLSSQGPGADLPECSYSHVDVVSTQSDSENVFSYEMNKVSPSITEHKKPVAYQDGRQRALLPSEPPRTVGKGMETGSNALVMTDGLVSHDSHNNDGSNNGDVSAGKLLICSFCGKTLACLKNLKTHLRVHTGEKPFSCAQCGKRFSDSSNLKRHQSVHTGERRYGCSHCGKRFAQSGSLKVHMSVHTGCKQFRCLHCGKTFISANHLNRHISVHDG is encoded by the exons ATGCTTTTCTACAGCCTATTTCTTCTACACTTCGTATTAACAATCCCGAAAGTATTTTCTCTAGTAATGGCAAATTCCGTTGCTTTTCACACTCAGCtagcctccatcatggaggtTTTGGCTAACGCGGCCGTGGCTGAAATCTGCGAGCTTGTTGACAATGGCTATGCCGTCCTGCATGTGGAGATATCTCGAGGCCAGAAGGAGAATGAAGCTTTGAGGAGAAAACTACGGCTGATGGAGATGAAAGTGTCTAGTGCGAGTGCTCTGAGAGAGGGAATGGGAAACTCCATCCTTCCGCACAGTCGAGCTCACCTTGGCATGGAATCGAAAAGGACATCAAACAGTACACTTACTG GCGAGGTACGATGTCAGAGAGCAATTGATTCCCAGTTGGTTACCAGCATGTTTAGGCACAGAGAGTCCTCAGGTGACACTGGACAAACGACAACACAGAGAAAG CCTGCAGGGTTGGAAGAGAGAAACCCCAAATCACCTACCATCAAAAAGGAGATGTGGGAAGAATCCTGGGAGAATCATGATCAATGGGAGAGACTGAGTAGCG GAGCTTTAAATCACAGTGCTGATGGAGGAGAAAGGCAATCCAACGTTGACACAGAGGCTGCTCAACCAATCAGCAAACAGGAGAACGCCAGCTCTTGTTTATGGGTGAGTGGTGAAACGGACAACAGCCTCCTGCCAGGATCAAATAACCTGAGTGTGAACAAAAGATCTCTAAACCCAGGACTGGAAAATGGTGATGGAATACTTAACAGTGTGGGCTTTGATTGTATGATGTTTGAGCCCCACAGACAACTTGGGACCCTTAGCTCACAGGGTCCTGGGGCTGATCTTCCCGAGTGCTCTTACTCTCATGTGGATGTTGTATCTACTCAATCGGATTCAGAGAATGTATTTTCCTATGAAATGAACAAAGTGAGTCCCTCCATAACTGAGCACAAAAaacctgtagcttaccaggacGGTAGACAGAGGGCGCTGTTGCCCTCAGAGCCTCCCAGGACTGTAGGAAAAGGCATGGAAACGGGATCCAATGCTTTGGTAATGACGGATGGTTTGGTCTCCCATGACAGTCATAACAATGATGGGAGTAACAATGGCGACGTCTCAGCAGGTAAGCTGTTAATTTGTAGTTTCTGCGGTAAAACTTTGGCTTGTCTGAAGAATCTCAAGACACACCTGAGGGTTCATACCGGGGAGAAGCCGTTCAGCTGCGCACAGTGCGGGAAGCGCTTCTCTGACTCCAGCAACCTCAAGCGACACCAGAGCGTTCACACGGGGGAGAGACGCTACGGCTGCAGCCACTGTGGCAAGCGCTTCGCACAGTCGGGCTCACTCAAAGTCCACATGAGCGTACACACGGGATGTAAGCAGTTCAGATGCCTGCACTGTGGGAAGACTTTCATATCGGCCAATCACCTCAACAGACACATCAGTGTTCACGATGGATAA
- the LOC115156526 gene encoding zinc finger protein 250 isoform X2 — MLFYSLFLLHFVLTIPKVFSLVMANSVAFHTQLASIMEVLANAAVAEICELVDNGYAVLHVEISRGQKENEALRRKLRLMEMKVSSASALREGMGNSILPHSRAHLGMESKRTSNSEVRCQRAIDSQLVTSMFRHRESSGDTGQTTTQRKPAGLEERNPKSPTIKKEMWEESWENHDQWERLSSGALNHSADGGERQSNVDTEAAQPISKQENASSCLWVSGETDNSLLPGSNNLSVNKRSLNPGLENGDGILNSVGFDCMMFEPHRQLGTLSSQGPGADLPECSYSHVDVVSTQSDSENVFSYEMNKVSPSITEHKKPVAYQDGRQRALLPSEPPRTVGKGMETGSNALVMTDGLVSHDSHNNDGSNNGDVSAGKLLICSFCGKTLACLKNLKTHLRVHTGEKPFSCAQCGKRFSDSSNLKRHQSVHTGERRYGCSHCGKRFAQSGSLKVHMSVHTGCKQFRCLHCGKTFISANHLNRHISVHDG, encoded by the exons ATGCTTTTCTACAGCCTATTTCTTCTACACTTCGTATTAACAATCCCGAAAGTATTTTCTCTAGTAATGGCAAATTCCGTTGCTTTTCACACTCAGCtagcctccatcatggaggtTTTGGCTAACGCGGCCGTGGCTGAAATCTGCGAGCTTGTTGACAATGGCTATGCCGTCCTGCATGTGGAGATATCTCGAGGCCAGAAGGAGAATGAAGCTTTGAGGAGAAAACTACGGCTGATGGAGATGAAAGTGTCTAGTGCGAGTGCTCTGAGAGAGGGAATGGGAAACTCCATCCTTCCGCACAGTCGAGCTCACCTTGGCATGGAATCGAAAAGGACATCAAACA GCGAGGTACGATGTCAGAGAGCAATTGATTCCCAGTTGGTTACCAGCATGTTTAGGCACAGAGAGTCCTCAGGTGACACTGGACAAACGACAACACAGAGAAAG CCTGCAGGGTTGGAAGAGAGAAACCCCAAATCACCTACCATCAAAAAGGAGATGTGGGAAGAATCCTGGGAGAATCATGATCAATGGGAGAGACTGAGTAGCG GAGCTTTAAATCACAGTGCTGATGGAGGAGAAAGGCAATCCAACGTTGACACAGAGGCTGCTCAACCAATCAGCAAACAGGAGAACGCCAGCTCTTGTTTATGGGTGAGTGGTGAAACGGACAACAGCCTCCTGCCAGGATCAAATAACCTGAGTGTGAACAAAAGATCTCTAAACCCAGGACTGGAAAATGGTGATGGAATACTTAACAGTGTGGGCTTTGATTGTATGATGTTTGAGCCCCACAGACAACTTGGGACCCTTAGCTCACAGGGTCCTGGGGCTGATCTTCCCGAGTGCTCTTACTCTCATGTGGATGTTGTATCTACTCAATCGGATTCAGAGAATGTATTTTCCTATGAAATGAACAAAGTGAGTCCCTCCATAACTGAGCACAAAAaacctgtagcttaccaggacGGTAGACAGAGGGCGCTGTTGCCCTCAGAGCCTCCCAGGACTGTAGGAAAAGGCATGGAAACGGGATCCAATGCTTTGGTAATGACGGATGGTTTGGTCTCCCATGACAGTCATAACAATGATGGGAGTAACAATGGCGACGTCTCAGCAGGTAAGCTGTTAATTTGTAGTTTCTGCGGTAAAACTTTGGCTTGTCTGAAGAATCTCAAGACACACCTGAGGGTTCATACCGGGGAGAAGCCGTTCAGCTGCGCACAGTGCGGGAAGCGCTTCTCTGACTCCAGCAACCTCAAGCGACACCAGAGCGTTCACACGGGGGAGAGACGCTACGGCTGCAGCCACTGTGGCAAGCGCTTCGCACAGTCGGGCTCACTCAAAGTCCACATGAGCGTACACACGGGATGTAAGCAGTTCAGATGCCTGCACTGTGGGAAGACTTTCATATCGGCCAATCACCTCAACAGACACATCAGTGTTCACGATGGATAA
- the tmem71 gene encoding transmembrane protein 71, with protein sequence MALPFNGAVTSSPIKRKREKTLANESCQSLGLSLLSSPDSSYECYSVNPVTGSPSSCRRSPRLLNNGYYVLTEDSYTWDDEGNVSLTPSKIKLSYKENLVRIFRRRRKARRSLASLFSDMTETCQSWLDEKVFGGVRHPPLAESSWMEHSTTDLDTSCSFTYDDSEIISMSTKLAHEPMLQEEIVTETCVHQEHFGQPLGGLLDVPPPSAFLSNSCCPPKPQPADFPMVKALLIILMVFIFSAVFSRCLLWGLMMAFTTFILIMIYLFVSQSGPMGKWRKAKTEDITSKNE encoded by the exons GTTCACCTATAAAGAGAAAGCGAGAAAAAACATTGGCTAACGAGTCATGTCAAAG CCTGGGCCTGTCCCTTCTGTCATCTCCAGATTCATCATATGAGTGTTACTCCGTGAACCCAGTGACGGGATCCCCCAGCTCCTGCCGCCGGAGCCCCCGCCTCCTCAACAACGGCTACTACGTTCTGACTGAGGACAGCTACACCTGGGATGACGAGGGCAatgtctctctcaccccctccaaaATCAAACTGTCCTACAAAGAGAATCTAGTCAG AATCTTCAGACGCAGGCGGAAGGCCCGCCGGTCTCTAGCTAGTCTGTTTAGTGACATGACTGAGACGTGTCAGTCATGGCTGGATGAGAAAGTGTTCGGAGGGGTGCGTCACCCACCACTTGCAGAGTCCTCCTGGATGGAGCATAGCACCACCGATTTGGACACCAGCTGCAGCTTCACTTATG ATGACAGTGAGATCATTTCCATGTCCACGAAGTTGGCTCACGAGCCCATGCTACAGGAGGAGATCGTCACGGAGACCTGCGTCCACCAGGAGCATTTCGGCCAACCCCTGGGTGGCCTTCTGGATGTCCCGCCcccctcagccttcctctccaaTAGCTGCTGTCCCCCTAAACCCCAGCCAGCAG ATTTTCCCATGGTGAAAGCTCTCCTCATCATTCTCATGGTCTTTATCTTCTCTGCCGTATTTTCAAG GTGTCTGTTGTGGGGACTGATGATGGCATTCACCACATTTATATTGATAATGATATATCTAT TCGTCTCACAGTCTGGGCCCATGGGCAAGTGGAGAAAAGCGAAGACCGAG GATATTACATCAAAAAATGAGTAG